A segment of the Oncorhynchus tshawytscha isolate Ot180627B linkage group LG06, Otsh_v2.0, whole genome shotgun sequence genome:
ACACTAACACTTACTTGAGATACAGCAACATGTGCCAAAGGAATGACTTCATTGCTATGTTATGCGACCTCTGCCTCGGCATGAATTGGATAACTGGGATAAACTCTGATCACAGGTACGGCCTAAATGTTAATAGGTAATCAAGCACTGTAAACCTACATTCCGTGCAGTGGGTTGGTGAACAAGCGATGGAAAGGGTACGGTTGTAATGATGCATGTACCAAATGTACAGTCGCTAGTCCATACTGTATTCTGAAGAGAAAGGCCTTTACCTGACTCTACCCGAGGAAGAGGATGCTCCAGCAACGACCTACAGCAGCTCTGGAGGACGAGCTCAGCTGTCCCATCTGCTTTGAATTTTTCCAGGACCCCGTGAGTCTGAAATGCCAACACAGCTTCTGCCGCGGCTGCCTGGAAACACCAGCATGGATACAACAAAAGCAGCGCGAATGCCCCGTCTGCAGGCAAAGGCCTTCCATGGCCGATTTCCATCCCTCCGTGTCCAACATGAAACTGAGGAACGTAGTGGAGGCCTacctgcagagagaggagaaggaggggaatgAGGGGAGAGCAGTGTGTCTTGTGCGGTGTTCCATACATAACAAGAAGCTCAGGTTTTTCTGTAAGGAGTGTGAGGAACTtgtttgtgctgtgtgtgtggagacCGAGCTGCATGCCTAACATAAGCACCTGTCAGTGAAGGAAGGAAGTGCAATGGAGTAAGGTACTGTGCAGGCAGGAATACACATGTACTTGCAGTGTTTTCCGCTTGCTAACCAAGTTCCCGTCGCAACTCAATATATTCAATATACTGTAAACACAGAATAGTTGAGAAACTTGTTTAATTTCCATCCTTTTTCTACTGTAACCCCTCATCTCTCCACCactatcccccctctcttccaTTATCTACCCAGAGGGAACTCACGGCACTGCTCTACAACCTTCCCGAGAAACTGGAACTGGACGTAAAGCAAGCGAGAGCATCAAGAGAGCGTGCAGCACAATGCATCAAGGTATGTCGCTAGCTAAATAACACAATATTACAACGATAATACAAAGATATTTACACAGATACTACATGTCTATCTTATTGCACCGTTTCCGACCTGGGcccagaccacagcaggacagatCAAGAGTGAGTTTGCGAAGCTCCGCCAGTTCCTGAGAGCGGAGGAGGAGgccagactggaagctctggaaCAGGAGGAGAGCAAGAAGACCGGGTTACTGACTGAGAGGATCAACCGCCTCACCGATGACATGACTTCCCTCTCTGAGAGAATCTCAGACATACAGCACAGGATGAAAACAGATGATGTCTCATTCTTGCAGATTCATCTCACATATTTTAACAATGTTCTATGTTCACGGTACAACTGTTAAATGTACTGAGGCTTTctcaaataatttttttttttttttttactgtgatcCATGTGTTTTTGTTTCAGATATACAAGGACTTGAAAGACGGTTATGCAACATTACAATGATCGTCATGTCAAATATTTGATCAGTCTCCAACATTATTGACACaaaatgtgtgtactgtatgtaatttcaGTACACTGCAGGATCCAGAGCCGCTATCAGGGATAGACGTGGCCCAACACCTGGGCAACCTGAGGTTCAAGGTCTGGGAGAAAATGCAGAAAATGGTTGAATACAGTGAGTACACAGATTTTATAAGCAACAGTCCACATTTTGAGGTTAATCATTGACTTGCTTCCATGGCGCAGCACAATGATCCGTTTCGAAACATTACAGTCCAATATCCAGACTCCAGCCTATAGCACTCTTTCATAGCCTTGAATCCCGGGTGAAGCAACAACAAAATGTACCTTTTCTGAGCCAGTCTGAGTCCTCACAAAAAAAGCTGACTCATGTTGGAATTCCTGACTGACCAGTGATGAAAATTCCTTaactaaaaatactttaaagtactacttaagtcgtatTTTTGGGTGGCTGCATTTTGTTATTGAATTGAATTTATTTTGGTTAAGAAACatgtacaacaaaatgtggacaaactTAACAGTATTAATTACAACGCTTGTTTACAACGTGGTCGGTCCTCAATGGTAAAAACAATAACTTACAGTTGAtttcggaagtttgcatacaccttagccaaatacatttaaactcagtttttcacaattcctgacatttaattcaagtaaaaattccctgtcttaggtcattcaggatcaccactttattttaataatgtgaaaataatagtagagagtgatttatttcagtttttatttctttcatcacattcccagtgggtctgaagtttacatacattcaattagtatttggtagcattgcctttaaattgtttaacttgggtcaaacgtttcgggtagccttccacaagacaataagttaggtgaattttgacccattcctcctgacagagctgttgtaactgagtcaggtttgtaggcctccttgctcgcacatgctttttaatTTCTGCAcataaatgttctataggattgaggtcagggctgatgatggccactccaataccttgactttgttgttcttaagccattttgccacaactttggaagtatgcttggggtcattgtccatttggaagcccCATTTGTGGCCAAACTTTAACTTCcggactgatgccttgagatgttgcttcaatatatccacgtaattttccgtccacatgatgccatctattttgtgaagtgcaccagtccctcctgcagcaaagcacccccacaacatgatgctgccactcccgtgattcacggttgggatggtgttcttcggcttgcaagcctccccattttcctccaaacataatgatggtcattatggccaacagttctatttttgtttcatcagacctgaggacatttctccagaaagtaagatctttgtccctatgtgcagttgcaaatggcggttttggagcagcttccttgctgagcggcctttcaggttatgtcgatattggactcgttttactgtggatatagatacttttatacctgtttcctccaataccttcacaaggtcctttgctgttgttctgggattgatttgcacttttcgcaccaaagtacgttcatctctaagagacagaacgcgtctccttcctgagcggtatgacggctgcgtggtcccatggtgtttatacttgcgtactattgtttgtacagatgaacgtggtaccttcaggcgtttggaaattgctcccaaggatgaacaatattttttttctgaggtcttggctgatttcttttgattttcccatgatatcatgcagaggcgctgagtttgaaggtaggcattgaaatgatgactcaaatgatgtcaattagtctgtcagaagcttctaaagccatgacatcatttttttgaattttccaagatgtatgaaggcacagtcaacttagtatatgtaatcttctgacccactggaattgtgatacagtgaattagaagtgaaataatctgtctgtacttgtgtcatgcaattacttgtgtcatgcacaacatagatgtcctaaccgacttgacaaaactagagttagttaacaagaaattggtggagtaattgaaaaatgtgttttaatgactccaacctaagtgtatttaaacttccaacttcaactgtatataatgaTTAAAAGGCAAGACAAAATTACAAACAACCATAAAtacattcatttaaattgacatcTTAAAAAGTGGCACTATTCACTGCACTTTTCCTTATCCTTAAAAATCAAccatacattaatttcacatttcaacCTTAAAAAACTATTCATTGCACATCATAACTATTATTCAAATACATACATCTGACCAGCAGTAGTGGGGTACAAGGGGCAGTGGAGGGGTTTCTCGTACTAAGACAACATTGTCCAAATGAAAACCTTTGCCTGCTTTTTAAagctatttaaaaaaatctttgcTTGATCTCTAAGGGGAGGCTATTCCAtagaccaggtattcccaaactgggaaAAGATTCTTCACATTTTCttacagtccatttatattttccaacgagaATATACATTTGGctgagtttttttctctctcgcctgagtagcctagGTTTcaatgccaaaaataaaattcaaccatctagtgttcagcgaaataataacacaatgtgaaatacaggtagcctagtcaaataattaacatccaatcacattaaccgttactctctcgtgggaattACACTACCAgtctgtatgtagccaaacgtagctgctgctcattccgtttgctctaaaatggataaattgtttttaaaaaagtGAGGCCTGCTTCCATAgtgacacataccagctctactggtagtactgctaccagcagtactacacctgcacctgtcgacaacacaagttgttctgcttccacaagcacttccaatgctagcatcagtaattctacatttgttgttagcccaggtagcttggacactgacagttgtgaatctgatgcagccgaagagctactgcccccttacccgggaaagcaccgaacaacagacagggatgttggaccatcgaagaggcacaaatatgatgagaactacatcgAGTTGGGGTTTCttttatattgggagtagtgccttccctcagccacagtgtgttgtatgtgcaaaagtactatctcacaactcgatgaaaccttcagtCTTgggcagacatttagaaacaaaacatgccaatttgaaaaataagccacaggacatttttgagcgagaattaagacgacATTCAaatagtaagacatgtataaaagcaacagataccattaataagaaggggctagaagcatcttatatggtgagctaccgattGGCTAGGACAAGCAagtcccatactattgtggaggacttaattcttcctgctgccccggctatggctgggacaatgctggggggaaAAGACCAAAAAAccatacagacaatgtcttcatcaaacaacactgttttacGACGCATCATTGACAtgacaggagatgttttgaaacaattactgcttcgcatacaagccagtgagttctatgcattacagctgaatgagtcaacagactggcacagctcctggcatatgtgtccgttacgtttatggggggttaATTAAGGaagacaacatgagaggatatttttaaagtatttggacagctttgtgacatcaaatggactttggtggtgaagatgtgttggtatctgtactgacgGCCCAAAATTACTTTTAaatgttgaatgcttagcaggacaggaaaatggtccaattcacacacttattaagagtacatcctggtcatccctactgcctctgacctggcggactcactaaacacaaatgctttgtttgtaaatgatgtctgagggtTGGAGTGTGCCCCCTCCATATAAAAAACAAAAGAGTGCCGTCTGCTTGGCTTAATAGAAGGACTTTTAAAtgatttacacttttactttgACTTTTGGTACTTAAGGatattttatcaattacatttacttttgatacttaattatatttaaaaccaaataattctatacttttactgaagtagtattttacagggTGACTCACTTTTAGTATATACTTTTAGTATGACAATTGGTTACTTTTTCCATGACTGTGACACACTCATTGACAAAATGCTCAGTCATGTTAAGGTTGCTGAAACACAAACTGCTGACGCATGTTCTGATTGCCAAACCATGAACTGTTGACCAATGTTCTGATTTCTGACCCAGTGACAAACTGCTGACTCCTGTTCTGTTCATACAGCCACCAACACAGTGTACCAACATCCATGTATCTAACCCGGTGGCCGTCTAACCTTCCCACTCTTTCTGTCCCAGCCCCTGTGACCCTGGATGTAAATTCAGCCCACGCTGATCTACTGATATCTGGGGGTCTCCTGCAGGTGAGTGACACACGGGTGTCCCAGCCTGTGCCTGATAACGCTGAGCGATTCGACAGCTCAGTGAGCGTGCTAAGCTCTGTGGATTTCTGCTTAGGCATTCACAgctgggaggtggaggtggagcctAAGAATGCCTGGACTCTGGGAGTGGCCAAAGAGGGTGTAGCCCGGAAAGGCAATGTGATGGTCAGCCCAGAGGTCGGGAGCTGGGCGATGGGGATGTGGAACGGGGAGCAGTATAGCGCTGGAACTTCCCTCCCTGGGTACCCCGTTGGTTCTGAAGAGGAAGCCCAAGAGGATCATGGTCAAGCTGGACTATGAGAAAGGAGAGCTCTCTTTCTATGACTCCAGTGACATGTCACTCATCTATACGTTCGAACATGGGTTCACAGAGAGACTGTTCCCTtacttctctccctgtctcaacTCTGATGGCACTGACCCTGGAGTGCTGAGGATCTGCCCTGAGAAGGTGTCTGTGACTGTGGCACCTATTCACTGAGCATATAACCTGGTGATTCTATTTCTTGATCACATACTGAAGTGTCTGTATTGGTAAAGTCTGTCACAGTGACTCCTGTGTATTGGTTTTGTCTGTCTATTGTTTTGTAAATTGAGGTGAACAGCCTCACCTCCAGTGGTGACATTGACGTCTGTGACACCAATGTGTATTTTGGAACTTTGTCTGGAGCAGATCTATTCTTTGCTGTTAATGAATTTACTGAGAACAAGTGTCATGATTGAATTCCATAATTATTGATGTCATGTTCAATAAAAGTACATATTTCGTGTATTTCCATTCCATGCCTCACCTGTTAAGTGGAGCAAATCAACACCGAAACACTGGACCAGTTTGCCAGCATTCCAGACAGCGTCATCAGTCTCTAGCCCAGCCACCCTACGGTAGGTACACCAGCTCAGAACAAGCACACATCTCTCCATCATGGCTGCCACCTGGACCCTGGAGGACGACATGTCCTGCCCTGTGTGCTGCGATGTTTTCACTGACCCTGTGGTGCTGGGCTGCAGCCACAGCTTCTGCAGGAGCTGCCTGGACAACTACTGGGACACTCAGGTCATCAAAAAGTGCCCCGTCTGCCGCAAACATTCCCTAACCGACGCTCCACCCAGTAACCTGGCTCTGAGGAACATCGTGGAGACCTTTGCGAGGGAGAGGAGCCACAATAACACCAAGCAGGTtgagacgagagagggggagaaggagagccagggaaggagggagtcagGAGGGAGGAGTGGGTTGGTACCGGATGGGGATGAAAGGTGCAGTCTCCATGGGAAGAGGTTGTTGTTGTTCTGTGTGGAGGACCAGGAGGCTCTGTGTGCGGTGTGTCAGACCTCCAGGAGACACAGGAGCCATCAGCTCTGCCCTGTGGATGAGGCTGCTCAGGAACTCAAGGTATGGCTAGTATTGTATGTCATTTCAGGGCCAGAAACTGCATGTCACTTCACTAGGCTGGTCTGGTTGTGTTACAGTAATTAGTCTgtttacagttttactgtagtTCTCCAATTACTGTAAGTACGTACTGGAAGTCATTTATGATAAACAGATGAGCCCGTGTGGCACAGTTCGTAGAGCAGGTGCTTACAACGcgagggttgtgggtttgatttccaTGGAGGACAAGCACGAAAAtgcatgcactcactactgtcagtcaCTCTAGATAATAGTGTTTGCTAAATGACTTACATTTTATGTAAAATTTCACCTTATTGGGATTGTTCACTACACTGAAACTATAGTTCTGTTTGCTTAGTCTTGTTATTTGGCAATGTGTTATTCTTTTTCGTGATCTTATCTGTGCATCAGATGAGCTCATGCGTTTTGCATGAATGTTGGCTTTGCAGTTTCTGAGAGTCAATCAAAACGGTTTCGCCGTAGGTAGAAAAAATATGATATATTGACATTAAT
Coding sequences within it:
- the LOC121846691 gene encoding zinc finger protein RFP-like, with amino-acid sequence MQKMVEYTPVTLDVNSAHADLLISGGLLQVSDTRVSQPVPDNAERFDSSVSVLSSVDFCLGIHSWEVEVEPKNAWTLGVAKEGVARKGNVMVSPEVGSWAMGMWNGEQYSAGTSLPGYPVGSEEEAQEDHGQAGL